In Nostoc sp. GT001, a genomic segment contains:
- a CDS encoding response regulator — MILFVDDERRRMDSYVQDLVLSGHEVEFKSDVDSALEFFAKNQTQIKLLILDIMMPTGESFDDEQTHYGLRTGIAFYQKIIKENPYLPTIIFTNVSDENLAEEISRDSNVLFCQKDNFLPFELEKEVRKILNIE, encoded by the coding sequence ATGATTCTTTTCGTTGATGATGAAAGAAGAAGAATGGATAGTTATGTTCAGGATTTAGTTTTATCTGGACACGAGGTTGAATTTAAGTCAGATGTAGACTCGGCGTTAGAGTTTTTTGCCAAGAACCAGACACAAATTAAACTTCTTATCTTAGACATCATGATGCCAACAGGAGAAAGTTTTGATGACGAGCAAACACATTATGGTCTAAGAACAGGCATTGCATTTTATCAGAAGATAATAAAAGAAAATCCTTATTTACCAACCATCATATTTACTAATGTTTCTGACGAAAATTTAGCAGAGGAAATTAGTAGAGACAGCAATGTTTTGTTTTGTCAAAAAGATAATTTTCTCCCTTTTGAGCTTGAAAAAGAAGTCAGAAAAATACTAAATATTGAATAA
- a CDS encoding GAF domain-containing sensor histidine kinase produces the protein MASIEDSKYFKKSSSEILRYLNDLSQSLISTSADELLQALPEKVCDLLSVPICILWNKEQDKPKFKVIATYGEVDDKYKRIEMDLGHPGVQYILNRDKVLSLVNVNEATFRLADIDELNKRRWISFLSIPLKIESEIVGILDVFTKDTRHFNNSEKNLFNILANFASLCIQKKYFVKGKKEIYDDREKLQDLTAIMLEMTATSEANEVWSLLRKGALKLVGSKPRIWIGRLNHQNGKFESVELNNTSELEFGIGITNKALIEGKTIIANDVLSDEWSKTYHKRWSDTRSQMSVPILIDKVPIRENLEVKTGSKRIGILNIESSKIDNFPETYQKRLLLLARHTALRLERIEFYNKLVAIREIEREITKAQNFDEIIKIVIKGITTILEFTWVNISLINSDRTSIKSDYISGLPKDKKEEFKKMALHNLDSDDIQANIVRNKQIKVPDNDDPGLDKEIFKKFGHEDIIRVFIPMIEPLNNLVIGTVEAGYKREYRQHIYEQDVQILKGFVEHAVHAIERRKSGLIDRITHELKSPVVGIRSHASFLQRRFSDINLAPSTIAIKFEDILTDCDLLLYQIRQIEYFLGRSYSEKPKVESVIVFRDIVVKTVNQLKPILNEYGLHVKGVRYEFGDAARMAILTDKVMLNQVIYNLLINAIKYAEKNPGQFKILLEASEYKENLMIKFKDWGIGIVEDDVNKIFEEGFRSLDAIKKVGGSGLGLSISIAIIQQLGGSLKLVNNSKPTEFHLILPKIFKEAPNDSFR, from the coding sequence ATGGCAAGCATTGAAGACAGCAAGTATTTTAAGAAATCTTCTAGCGAAATATTGAGATATTTAAATGATTTGTCACAAAGCTTAATTTCAACCTCTGCTGATGAATTACTCCAAGCCCTTCCTGAGAAAGTTTGTGACCTTTTGTCTGTTCCAATATGTATTCTGTGGAACAAAGAGCAGGATAAGCCAAAGTTTAAAGTGATAGCTACTTATGGAGAAGTAGATGATAAGTACAAGAGAATTGAAATGGATTTGGGACATCCAGGAGTACAGTATATTTTGAATAGAGATAAAGTCTTGTCTTTGGTCAATGTAAATGAAGCAACTTTTAGATTGGCTGATATTGATGAACTCAATAAAAGACGGTGGATCTCTTTTTTAAGTATTCCATTAAAGATTGAAAGCGAAATTGTTGGTATTCTTGATGTATTTACAAAAGATACTCGCCACTTCAATAATTCTGAAAAAAATTTATTTAATATACTGGCAAACTTTGCTTCTTTATGCATTCAAAAAAAATATTTTGTCAAAGGCAAAAAGGAAATTTATGATGATAGGGAAAAACTTCAGGATCTGACAGCTATTATGCTTGAGATGACAGCGACTTCTGAAGCTAATGAAGTTTGGAGCTTATTAAGAAAAGGAGCATTGAAGCTGGTAGGCTCAAAGCCACGAATATGGATTGGTCGTTTAAACCATCAAAATGGCAAATTTGAGTCAGTAGAGTTAAATAATACTTCAGAGCTTGAATTTGGCATAGGTATTACTAATAAAGCACTCATCGAAGGAAAAACAATTATAGCTAATGATGTTCTGAGCGATGAATGGTCAAAAACTTATCATAAACGTTGGTCAGATACGCGATCTCAGATGTCTGTTCCTATATTAATAGATAAAGTGCCAATCAGAGAAAATTTAGAAGTCAAAACAGGTTCTAAGCGGATTGGCATATTAAACATTGAAAGTTCAAAAATTGATAATTTCCCTGAGACATATCAAAAGCGTCTCTTATTATTGGCACGTCATACTGCTCTACGTCTGGAAAGAATTGAATTCTATAATAAATTGGTGGCTATTCGGGAAATTGAAAGGGAAATTACTAAGGCTCAAAATTTTGATGAAATTATAAAAATTGTCATTAAAGGTATTACTACAATTCTTGAATTCACTTGGGTTAATATTTCCCTAATTAATTCAGATCGAACTAGCATTAAATCTGATTATATATCTGGGCTTCCAAAAGATAAAAAGGAAGAGTTTAAGAAAATGGCTTTACATAATCTAGATAGTGACGATATTCAAGCCAATATTGTACGAAATAAACAAATTAAAGTACCTGATAACGATGATCCAGGACTAGATAAAGAAATTTTTAAGAAGTTTGGACATGAAGATATTATCAGAGTTTTCATTCCAATGATTGAGCCTTTGAATAACTTAGTCATAGGGACTGTTGAAGCTGGTTACAAAAGAGAATATAGACAGCATATTTATGAGCAAGATGTTCAAATACTTAAGGGGTTTGTTGAACATGCAGTTCATGCTATTGAACGTAGAAAATCAGGGCTGATTGATAGAATTACTCATGAGCTAAAATCTCCAGTCGTAGGTATAAGAAGCCATGCTAGCTTTCTTCAGAGGCGTTTTAGTGATATAAATTTAGCTCCTAGTACTATTGCAATAAAGTTTGAAGATATCCTAACTGATTGTGATTTACTTCTTTATCAAATTAGACAAATTGAATACTTTTTGGGTAGGAGTTACTCTGAAAAACCTAAAGTTGAATCAGTTATTGTTTTTCGAGATATTGTTGTTAAAACAGTTAACCAGCTTAAACCTATTTTAAATGAGTATGGTTTACATGTAAAGGGTGTAAGATATGAATTTGGTGATGCTGCTAGGATGGCAATACTTACAGATAAGGTTATGTTAAATCAAGTAATTTATAATCTTTTGATAAATGCAATTAAATATGCTGAAAAAAATCCAGGGCAATTCAAAATATTATTAGAGGCAAGTGAGTATAAAGAAAACCTGATGATTAAATTCAAAGATTGGGGAATTGGGATTGTAGAAGACGATGTAAATAAGATATTTGAAGAAGGATTTCGATCTTTGGACGCAATTAAAAAAGTAGGAGGATCGGGATTAGGATTAAGCATTTCTATAGCGATTATCCAGCAACTAGGAGGAAGCTTAAAGTTAGTCAACAACTCAAAGCCGACTGAGTTTCATTTGATTCTACCAAAAATATTTAAGGAGGCTCCAAATGATTCTTTTCGTTGA
- a CDS encoding S8 family serine peptidase — MASLSVFLDCVSNFERELKNQFQKIKSDLEPSERKSLIKQVELDQVKKSELIGELRNGIIPEISNVDPSTENISDIEETVEKIKELEQFIPQGKQKDLVREIGTLLKSDIESVETLSNTIDFSNNEQLISELHDLRNKGERIWRLTLLITPADEKEFQAVIMWAAERGGELELDKLQKLKGNLPYNSPKIQQLLKYARHRIEERLWGKEGKYRVFSSKNELERFQNVRIVKSYPAFTIVSASMVAINNIKQFFPVERLKFSEAPNPSPGYSNMRDQVVRFKNPVLESWKQKIEEIGAKILQPLSRLEIVVSVPSEDIINHIRSFEEVSQVTPYVPKIRVQPQYLQNLGQSATKEAIATARLKAAQNPPSSQNRGIPLPGILIANFFTQEDRDLAAKNLEPQGIRVADQPGTTKLILDLSSDNNAIDSLKIIANQIGLKSLEEKVIPKLFNEKACHIIGRGVIPSNPTPTIGLTGKGEIIAIADTGLDTGESETLHLDFRERVRWINSYPIQSSLNSYILNPGADDGASDIYTGHGTHIAGTALGNGEQAKKLGISSIPAGMATDAQLIFQAIEQTPKWNPEYQLFWLNSYYQNPPESGLFGIPDDLKQLFEDAYERGARIHSISWGGGEPGSYDDRCNDLDLFVWEHKNFLVLVAAGNDGKHRSSDTPAIEQGSVSPPGTAKNCLTVGASENNRNGQFSHTYGDWSPNDFPHLPFNSDGMVDSVDDIAAFSSRGPCQNGRRHPDVIAPGTFILSTRSSQIASNNFAWGAYPSAKEHYMYLGGTSMATPMVAGCAALVRQYLRERHQPSITDPSAALIKAALIHSATYINYRFAHPSSRPYADNEQGWGRIKLQQVLNPAEPTQVLFIDEANGLKTGEKAEYKLQISDSQVPLKVTLVYTDYPGEDLINNLNLILYHPNSTYLLGNDFEGEGIPDTVNNVEGIIVETPEIGEWRIEVIAEVQQEQQDYALVISAGGLVRI; from the coding sequence ATGGCAAGTTTGAGTGTGTTTCTTGATTGTGTCAGTAATTTTGAAAGAGAATTAAAAAATCAGTTTCAGAAAATTAAATCGGATCTTGAACCAAGCGAAAGGAAAAGTTTAATTAAACAAGTTGAGTTGGATCAAGTTAAAAAAAGTGAATTGATTGGGGAATTAAGAAATGGTATTATTCCTGAAATCAGTAATGTTGACCCTTCGACAGAAAATATCAGCGATATTGAAGAAACTGTTGAAAAAATAAAAGAACTTGAACAATTTATTCCTCAAGGGAAACAAAAAGATTTGGTACGTGAAATTGGGACATTACTGAAATCGGATATCGAATCAGTTGAGACATTAAGTAATACGATTGATTTCAGCAATAATGAACAGCTAATTAGTGAGTTGCATGATTTACGCAATAAAGGTGAAAGAATCTGGAGATTAACACTTCTCATAACTCCTGCTGACGAAAAAGAATTTCAGGCTGTTATCATGTGGGCAGCTGAACGGGGAGGAGAATTAGAGTTAGATAAACTACAGAAATTAAAGGGAAATTTACCCTATAATTCCCCCAAAATTCAGCAGTTACTTAAGTATGCCCGACACAGAATTGAAGAAAGACTTTGGGGGAAGGAAGGAAAATACCGAGTTTTTTCCTCCAAAAATGAGCTAGAACGTTTTCAAAACGTCCGAATTGTTAAGAGCTATCCAGCATTCACAATTGTTTCAGCTTCGATGGTAGCGATTAATAATATCAAGCAGTTCTTTCCTGTAGAGCGGTTGAAGTTTTCGGAAGCACCTAACCCTAGCCCTGGATATTCCAATATGAGAGATCAAGTAGTGCGGTTTAAGAATCCAGTCCTTGAAAGCTGGAAGCAAAAAATAGAAGAGATAGGTGCAAAGATTTTGCAGCCTTTGAGCCGTTTAGAAATTGTTGTATCTGTTCCCAGCGAAGATATTATTAACCATATCAGGAGCTTTGAGGAAGTTTCTCAAGTCACACCCTATGTCCCGAAAATTCGTGTTCAACCCCAATATCTTCAAAATTTAGGTCAATCAGCGACGAAAGAGGCGATCGCAACAGCTAGATTAAAAGCAGCTCAAAATCCTCCCAGTTCTCAAAATCGAGGCATTCCTCTTCCAGGTATCCTAATTGCCAATTTCTTTACTCAAGAAGATCGCGATCTTGCTGCTAAAAATTTAGAGCCTCAAGGAATTCGCGTTGCCGATCAACCTGGAACAACTAAGCTGATACTCGATCTAAGTTCAGACAATAATGCAATAGATTCCCTCAAAATCATTGCTAATCAAATAGGATTAAAATCCTTAGAAGAAAAAGTCATCCCAAAATTGTTCAACGAAAAAGCTTGTCATATAATTGGCAGAGGTGTTATACCCTCTAATCCTACGCCAACGATTGGTTTGACCGGAAAAGGAGAAATAATTGCTATTGCTGATACAGGATTAGATACAGGAGAATCTGAAACACTTCATCTTGACTTTCGTGAAAGAGTTAGGTGGATTAACAGTTACCCAATACAATCATCTCTAAATTCCTATATTCTCAATCCTGGAGCTGACGACGGAGCATCTGATATATATACAGGACATGGAACTCACATCGCAGGGACTGCATTAGGAAACGGAGAGCAAGCAAAAAAGTTAGGAATTTCTTCTATTCCTGCTGGTATGGCTACAGATGCTCAATTGATTTTCCAAGCAATTGAGCAAACACCTAAGTGGAATCCTGAATATCAACTTTTCTGGCTGAATTCCTATTATCAAAATCCCCCTGAGTCGGGGTTATTCGGTATTCCTGACGACCTCAAACAACTATTTGAGGACGCTTATGAGAGAGGTGCAAGAATCCATTCAATTTCATGGGGTGGGGGCGAACCAGGAAGCTATGATGACAGATGTAACGATCTGGATCTATTTGTTTGGGAACACAAAAATTTTTTGGTGCTAGTAGCTGCTGGAAATGATGGCAAACATCGTTCTTCTGACACACCAGCAATTGAACAAGGAAGTGTGAGTCCTCCAGGAACAGCTAAAAATTGTTTGACTGTTGGAGCATCTGAGAATAATCGTAATGGGCAATTTTCTCATACTTATGGTGATTGGTCGCCAAACGACTTTCCTCATCTTCCCTTCAATTCTGACGGCATGGTTGATTCAGTAGACGATATTGCGGCTTTTAGTAGCCGTGGCCCATGTCAAAATGGTCGCCGACACCCTGATGTAATTGCTCCTGGTACATTTATCCTCTCGACTCGATCCTCTCAGATTGCCAGCAATAATTTTGCTTGGGGAGCTTATCCTTCTGCTAAAGAGCATTACATGTACTTGGGAGGAACCTCAATGGCAACTCCTATGGTCGCTGGATGTGCGGCATTGGTGAGGCAATATCTGCGAGAGAGGCATCAGCCGTCTATTACTGATCCAAGCGCTGCTCTAATCAAAGCTGCACTAATTCATTCCGCAACTTATATTAATTACCGCTTTGCCCATCCATCGTCTAGACCTTACGCTGATAATGAACAAGGGTGGGGAAGGATCAAGCTACAACAAGTTTTAAATCCAGCAGAACCGACGCAGGTACTTTTTATTGATGAAGCGAATGGTCTGAAAACAGGTGAGAAAGCTGAGTATAAACTACAAATTTCTGATAGTCAGGTTCCCTTAAAAGTAACTCTTGTTTACACTGACTACCCAGGAGAAGATTTAATCAATAATTTAAACTTAATTCTCTACCATCCTAACAGCACATATCTCCTTGGTAATGATTTTGAAGGTGAGGGCATACCAGATACAGTTAATAACGTAGAAGGGATTATTGTTGAAACTCCTGAGATTGGTGAGTGGAGAATTGAGGTTATTGCTGAGGTTCAACAGGAGCAGCAAGATTACGCCTTGGTAATCTCTGCTGGAGGATTGGTAAGAATCTAA